A single region of the Halobellus ruber genome encodes:
- a CDS encoding NAD(P)/FAD-dependent oxidoreductase, translating into MSDADADVVVVGAGVIGSAIAAELAPDHDVLVLDKEVPGGEASSLAAGLVAPTLFMHREPEAAAHANQFFRSFSGTGEFEFTERRRVELVRPLAADGARSQAAEMAQKGFPVSFVDAAELEADHRAFDLSGFAGAIEIADAGFVDDPHVYARALAADAERNGAAIESGVEVTGVRIDGDSVVGVRTDAGAFDAPNVVVAAGWRTRDLVSEHVDLPVRPFLLQSLTIEPPTDLGDGFPLGRLPADEVYFRPQHDGNLRLGGGEFFIDDAESRTRGVAEMACDGGPGQTFQETADTNDASDRFTDHVADLVPTFLHGVDDPEAVSFVETWEGVGSANPDPAPIVDAPTTPDGLVVAAGFNGLGITKSPVAAAAARALVTGESAPFSLQPYAIGNRSTTSLGFTLQDTFAMGRE; encoded by the coding sequence ATGTCAGACGCCGACGCGGACGTCGTCGTTGTCGGTGCCGGAGTCATCGGCTCGGCGATCGCCGCCGAACTCGCGCCCGACCACGATGTGCTCGTGCTCGACAAGGAGGTTCCCGGCGGCGAGGCATCGAGCTTAGCCGCCGGGCTCGTTGCGCCGACGCTGTTTATGCATCGGGAACCCGAGGCCGCCGCTCACGCGAACCAGTTCTTCCGGTCGTTCAGCGGGACGGGCGAGTTCGAGTTCACCGAACGTCGCCGCGTCGAACTCGTTCGGCCGCTGGCCGCCGATGGGGCGCGCAGCCAGGCGGCGGAGATGGCGCAGAAGGGCTTTCCCGTGTCCTTCGTCGACGCGGCGGAGCTGGAAGCGGACCACCGGGCGTTCGACCTCTCGGGGTTCGCGGGCGCTATCGAGATCGCCGACGCCGGGTTCGTTGACGATCCCCACGTGTACGCCCGGGCACTTGCGGCGGACGCCGAGCGCAACGGCGCGGCGATCGAGAGCGGGGTGGAGGTGACGGGCGTCCGGATCGACGGCGACTCGGTCGTCGGAGTCCGGACCGACGCGGGGGCGTTCGACGCGCCGAACGTCGTGGTGGCGGCCGGCTGGCGGACGCGGGACCTCGTTTCGGAGCACGTCGACCTGCCCGTCCGTCCGTTCCTGCTGCAGAGCCTCACTATCGAGCCGCCGACCGACCTCGGCGACGGGTTCCCGCTCGGCCGCCTGCCCGCGGACGAGGTGTACTTCCGCCCGCAACACGACGGGAACCTCCGCCTCGGCGGCGGCGAGTTCTTCATCGACGACGCGGAATCGCGGACCCGCGGGGTGGCCGAGATGGCGTGCGACGGCGGCCCCGGACAGACCTTCCAGGAGACCGCCGACACCAACGACGCCAGCGACCGGTTCACCGACCACGTCGCGGACCTCGTGCCGACGTTCCTGCACGGCGTCGACGATCCGGAGGCGGTCAGCTTCGTGGAGACGTGGGAGGGCGTGGGATCGGCAAATCCCGATCCAGCCCCTATCGTAGACGCACCGACGACACCCGATGGACTCGTCGTTGCCGCCGGATTCAACGGACTCGGCATCACGAAATCGCCGGTGGCCGCCGCCGCCGCGCGGGCGCTCGTCACCGGCGAGAGCGCGCCGTTTTCGCTCCAGCCGTACGCCATCGGGAATCGGTCGACGACTTCCCTCGGGTTCACGCTTCAGGACACGTTCGCGATGGGCCGCGAGTGA
- a CDS encoding DUF192 domain-containing protein, translated as MIDRRRLATAAFVVVAVLVAGAVVVATNPGLVPTGEYDRTTVTAVDGESGETLATVRVRVADTQSKRYTGLSDTESLGENEGMLFVHDREGEYAYVMREMAFPLDIVFVAADGTVTRIHHAELPPEGTSGADLTRYPGRGKYVLEVPYRYTDDRGIEVGDRLRIPAPWGPTAES; from the coding sequence ATGATCGACCGGAGGCGACTCGCTACAGCCGCGTTCGTCGTTGTCGCCGTGCTCGTGGCCGGTGCCGTCGTGGTCGCCACGAACCCCGGGCTCGTTCCGACCGGGGAGTACGACCGGACGACCGTCACCGCCGTCGACGGGGAGAGCGGCGAAACGCTCGCGACCGTCCGGGTCCGGGTCGCCGACACCCAGTCGAAGCGCTACACCGGCCTCAGCGACACCGAGTCGCTCGGCGAAAACGAGGGGATGCTGTTCGTCCACGACCGGGAGGGCGAGTACGCCTACGTGATGCGGGAGATGGCGTTCCCGCTCGACATCGTCTTTGTCGCCGCCGACGGAACCGTCACCCGGATCCACCACGCCGAACTCCCCCCGGAAGGCACGAGCGGCGCCGACCTCACCCGCTACCCCGGCCGCGGGAAGTACGTCCTCGAAGTCCCCTACCGCTACACCGACGACCGCGGGATCGAGGTCGGCGACCGCCTCCGGATCCCGGCGCCGTGGGGACCGACGGCCGAGTCCTGA
- a CDS encoding DUF7538 family protein, with amino-acid sequence MDGPTADLGALDGWHAEGYAARVHYRGADDRYSIEFYGPSECVLYWKVKGDGETAVPVGRETVPDPLRERIRNDLETAGIDPGAERQSL; translated from the coding sequence ATGGACGGCCCGACCGCCGACCTCGGCGCGCTCGACGGCTGGCACGCCGAGGGGTACGCCGCGCGCGTCCACTACCGCGGCGCCGACGACCGCTACAGCATCGAGTTCTACGGCCCCTCCGAGTGCGTGCTCTACTGGAAGGTGAAAGGCGACGGCGAAACCGCCGTCCCCGTTGGCCGCGAGACGGTCCCCGACCCGCTTCGGGAGCGCATCCGCAACGACCTCGAGACGGCCGGGATCGACCCCGGGGCCGAACGGCAGTCGTTGTGA
- a CDS encoding type IV pilin N-terminal domain-containing protein yields the protein MARRLGCSRRGISPVVGTALLLAIVVALVAVFGGVLLGIEMPNDPAPQYSHQTAYVADGEGNTANRPYVNITLTGGRIEPGEDFYIVDSDGNSVRWDVVWTTSGPLVAGDYAHIDGFGSDGALNPACEGEIYRMVRRPGDGQSSTLIEVEITRPATGPATTHC from the coding sequence ATGGCCCGTCGGCTCGGCTGCTCGCGCCGCGGCATCTCGCCGGTGGTCGGCACGGCGTTGCTTTTGGCGATCGTCGTCGCCCTCGTTGCGGTCTTCGGCGGGGTGCTGCTCGGGATCGAGATGCCGAACGACCCCGCGCCGCAGTACAGCCACCAGACGGCGTACGTCGCCGACGGCGAGGGCAACACCGCCAACCGCCCGTACGTGAACATCACGCTCACCGGCGGGCGGATCGAGCCCGGCGAGGACTTCTACATCGTCGACAGCGACGGGAACAGCGTCCGGTGGGACGTCGTCTGGACGACGAGCGGCCCGCTCGTGGCCGGCGACTACGCCCACATCGACGGGTTCGGCAGCGACGGAGCGCTCAACCCGGCCTGCGAGGGGGAGATCTACCGGATGGTCCGCCGGCCGGGCGACGGCCAGTCGTCGACGCTCATCGAGGTCGAGATTACGAGGCCGGCCACCGGGCCCGCGACGACGCACTGCTGA
- a CDS encoding tyrosine-type recombinase/integrase → MTKNELEPISPVEAKEMYLDARKHEVSKSTLDGYHYRLKHFIRWCEQKGIDNMNEMSGRKLQKFKTWRRDDGDLKPITLEGQLDALRVFIRWCESIDAVQEGLHEKFEALMSDLKKTDEQSEAILDGEEAEALIEYQRKFEYASRPHVILEILWHTEIRLGALHSLDVSDCDPEAEPLELTHQPDSGTPLKNGDEGERMIALNAEVCRVIEDWIEQNRHSVEDDYGREPLLTSRNGRMNPSSIRDTIYRVTQPCYYSECPKGRDRDTCDYADYGNYSKCPVNVSPHAIRRGSITHFLTEDVPEKVVSDRMNVRQDVLDKHYDKRDEEVKVEQRRDYINGI, encoded by the coding sequence ATGACGAAGAACGAACTCGAACCCATCTCGCCTGTTGAGGCGAAGGAGATGTACCTCGATGCACGCAAGCACGAGGTATCGAAAAGCACGCTCGACGGCTATCACTATCGGCTCAAACACTTCATCCGATGGTGCGAGCAGAAAGGCATCGACAATATGAACGAGATGAGTGGCCGGAAACTCCAGAAGTTCAAAACGTGGCGACGCGATGACGGCGATCTCAAGCCGATCACGCTTGAGGGGCAACTCGACGCCCTCCGCGTATTCATTCGATGGTGTGAATCCATCGACGCAGTTCAGGAAGGCCTTCACGAGAAATTTGAGGCCTTGATGTCCGATCTCAAGAAGACCGACGAACAGAGCGAAGCCATCCTCGATGGAGAGGAGGCAGAGGCACTGATCGAATATCAGCGGAAGTTCGAGTATGCCTCTCGCCCTCACGTGATTCTTGAGATTCTTTGGCATACCGAGATCCGACTCGGGGCACTTCACTCTCTGGACGTATCCGATTGCGATCCCGAAGCGGAACCTCTCGAACTGACTCACCAGCCTGACTCAGGAACTCCCCTCAAGAACGGCGACGAGGGAGAGCGAATGATCGCGCTCAACGCCGAGGTTTGCCGTGTAATCGAGGATTGGATCGAGCAGAACCGTCACTCGGTTGAGGATGACTACGGGCGAGAGCCCCTTCTCACGAGCCGTAACGGGAGGATGAATCCATCGAGCATTCGGGATACCATCTACCGCGTGACTCAGCCCTGCTACTATTCCGAATGCCCGAAGGGTCGAGATCGGGATACCTGCGACTATGCCGATTATGGGAATTATAGCAAGTGCCCAGTGAACGTATCCCCTCACGCGATCCGCCGGGGATCAATCACTCACTTCTTGACTGAGGACGTGCCGGAGAAGGTCGTTTCTGATCGGATGAACGTGAGGCAGGATGTTCTGGATAAGCACTATGACAAGCGCGATGAGGAGGTGAAAGTAGAGCAAAGACGCGACTACATCAACGGGATTTAG
- a CDS encoding shikimate dehydrogenase, with protein sequence MQVFGLLGNPVEHSLSPPMHEAAYDALGMDARYVTFEPDRDAAAGAVAAAETLGIAGLNVTIPFKQDVLDAVEPDGMARRVGAVNTVDFSASPPRGYNTDVAGVRRAFTHHDVAIEGRDAVVVGAGGAGRAVAFALADAGAAVHIANRTEERAESLAADVPGATAGGLDTLDRVADAGILVNATSVGMEPDDEETPVPAAHLHAELAVLDAVYTPVETRLLREASAAGATTVDGAWMLLFQGVAAFERWTGRDAPVAAMNEALRAELA encoded by the coding sequence ATGCAGGTCTTCGGCCTCCTCGGCAACCCCGTCGAACACTCGCTGTCGCCGCCGATGCACGAGGCGGCGTACGACGCCCTCGGGATGGACGCCCGGTACGTCACCTTCGAGCCCGACCGCGACGCCGCCGCCGGCGCGGTTGCGGCGGCGGAGACGCTCGGGATCGCGGGGCTGAACGTCACGATCCCGTTCAAACAGGACGTCCTCGACGCGGTCGAGCCCGACGGGATGGCGCGCCGCGTCGGCGCGGTGAACACGGTCGACTTCTCGGCGTCGCCGCCGCGCGGCTACAACACCGACGTCGCGGGCGTGCGGCGGGCGTTCACCCACCACGACGTCGCCATCGAGGGCCGCGACGCCGTCGTCGTCGGCGCCGGCGGCGCGGGCCGGGCGGTCGCGTTCGCGCTGGCAGACGCCGGTGCCGCGGTCCACATCGCAAACCGGACCGAAGAGCGTGCGGAGTCGCTTGCGGCCGACGTCCCCGGCGCGACCGCCGGCGGGCTCGACACCCTCGATCGCGTCGCCGACGCCGGGATCCTGGTCAACGCGACGAGCGTCGGGATGGAACCCGACGACGAGGAGACGCCGGTGCCGGCGGCGCACCTCCACGCGGAGCTGGCGGTTCTCGATGCGGTGTACACGCCGGTCGAGACGCGGCTGCTCCGGGAGGCATCGGCGGCCGGTGCGACCACGGTCGACGGGGCGTGGATGCTGCTGTTCCAGGGCGTGGCGGCCTTCGAGCGGTGGACCGGCCGCGACGCGCCGGTGGCGGCGATGAACGAGGCGCTACGGGCGGAATTGGCGTAG
- a CDS encoding ABC transporter ATP-binding protein, producing the protein MVTHADEDDPFEEQRERAENPMRRLFDEYGRENAVAFVVGLASSVVARLLDLLPPVLLAVAVDSIFFDERPFSLWLVPDAWLPTTQVEQLYVATALIALSFFGGAAFHWTRNWGWNSFAQNIQHAIRTDTYDKMQRLNMDFFADKQTGEMMSTLSNDVNRLERFLNDGMNSAFRLGVMVLGIAGILLYWNWQLAVVTLTVVPLIGFFTYRFVRTIQPKYADVRSSVGKLNSRLENNLGGIQVIKSSNTEPYESDRVDDVSEEYFDANWDAIGTRIKFFPGLRLLSGIGFVLTFVLGGVWVLTYQATGSAPLFFSGGLSPGEFVGFILFTQRFIWPMAQFGQIINMYQRAYASASRIFGLMDEPARITEDPEAEDLDVDAGRVVYDGVSFGYDDGETIIEDVSFAVEGGETLALVGPTGAGKSTVLKLLLRMYDVDEGSIEIDGTDIRSVTIPSLRRSIGYVSQETFMFYGTVAENIRYGTFGATHAEVVEAAKAAEAHQFVQNLPDGYDTEIGERGVKLSGGQRQRLSIARAVLRDPEILVLDEATSDVDTETEMLIQRSLDRLTAERTTFSIAHRLSTIKDADGIVVLEDGRIAEHGTHEELLANDDLYAHLWGVQAGEIDELPDEFVERASRRASRTPVEGDADD; encoded by the coding sequence ATGGTCACCCACGCCGACGAGGACGACCCGTTCGAGGAGCAACGCGAGCGGGCGGAGAACCCGATGCGCCGGCTCTTCGACGAGTACGGCCGGGAGAACGCCGTCGCGTTCGTCGTCGGCCTCGCCTCCAGCGTCGTCGCCCGCCTCCTCGATCTGCTTCCCCCCGTCCTGCTTGCGGTCGCGGTCGACTCGATCTTCTTCGACGAGCGGCCCTTCTCGCTGTGGCTCGTCCCCGACGCGTGGCTACCGACGACGCAGGTCGAACAGCTGTACGTCGCGACCGCGTTGATCGCGCTCTCGTTTTTCGGCGGCGCGGCCTTCCACTGGACCAGAAATTGGGGCTGGAACTCCTTCGCCCAGAACATCCAGCACGCCATCCGGACCGACACCTACGACAAGATGCAGCGGCTGAACATGGACTTCTTCGCCGACAAGCAGACCGGCGAGATGATGTCGACCCTCTCGAACGACGTGAACAGATTAGAGCGCTTCCTCAACGACGGGATGAACTCCGCGTTCCGGCTGGGCGTGATGGTCCTCGGAATCGCCGGTATCCTGCTGTACTGGAACTGGCAGCTCGCGGTCGTCACCCTCACCGTGGTCCCGCTGATCGGATTTTTCACCTACCGGTTCGTGCGGACGATCCAGCCGAAGTACGCCGACGTGCGGTCGTCGGTCGGCAAGCTCAACTCCCGGCTGGAGAACAACCTCGGCGGGATCCAGGTCATCAAGTCCTCGAACACCGAACCCTACGAGTCCGACCGCGTCGACGACGTCTCCGAGGAGTACTTCGACGCCAACTGGGACGCGATCGGCACCCGGATCAAGTTCTTCCCCGGGCTCCGGCTGCTGTCGGGGATCGGGTTCGTGCTCACGTTCGTCCTCGGCGGCGTGTGGGTGCTGACCTACCAGGCCACCGGGTCGGCGCCGCTGTTCTTTTCGGGGGGCCTCTCGCCCGGCGAGTTCGTCGGGTTCATCCTCTTTACCCAGCGGTTCATCTGGCCGATGGCGCAGTTCGGCCAGATCATCAATATGTACCAGCGGGCCTACGCCTCCGCTTCCCGCATCTTCGGACTGATGGACGAACCCGCACGGATCACCGAGGACCCCGAGGCCGAGGACCTCGACGTCGACGCGGGCCGGGTCGTCTACGACGGCGTCTCCTTCGGGTACGACGACGGCGAGACGATCATCGAGGACGTCTCCTTCGCGGTCGAGGGCGGCGAGACCCTCGCCCTCGTCGGCCCCACGGGTGCGGGTAAATCGACCGTCCTCAAGCTTCTTCTCCGGATGTACGACGTCGACGAGGGGTCGATCGAGATCGACGGCACCGACATCCGGTCGGTCACCATCCCCAGCCTCCGACGGTCGATCGGGTACGTCAGCCAGGAGACGTTTATGTTCTACGGCACGGTCGCCGAGAACATCCGGTACGGCACCTTCGGCGCGACCCACGCGGAGGTCGTCGAGGCCGCGAAGGCCGCGGAGGCCCACCAGTTCGTTCAGAACCTCCCGGACGGGTACGACACCGAGATCGGCGAGCGCGGCGTGAAGCTCTCCGGCGGCCAGCGCCAGCGGCTCTCGATCGCCCGGGCGGTCCTGCGGGACCCCGAGATCCTGGTCCTCGACGAGGCGACCTCCGACGTCGACACCGAAACTGAAATGTTGATCCAGCGGTCGCTCGACCGTCTCACGGCCGAGCGGACCACCTTCTCGATCGCCCATCGGCTGTCGACGATCAAGGACGCCGACGGGATCGTCGTCCTGGAGGACGGCCGGATCGCCGAGCACGGCACCCACGAGGAGCTCCTCGCAAACGACGACCTCTATGCGCACCTGTGGGGCGTCCAGGCGGGCGAGATCGACGAACTCCCCGACGAGTTCGTCGAGCGCGCCAGCCGGCGGGCCTCGCGGACGCCCGTCGAGGGCGACGCCGACGACTGA
- a CDS encoding group I truncated hemoglobin, whose amino-acid sequence MPEQTLYDRLGGHDGIRAVVDDFYDRLVDDEMIGPFFEGSDMELLRRTQTEFLCEAAGGPETYDAAPVREAHLHVPFTPEHIQRAVELLEESLDAFDVPEEDAETVVEAVAAYEADLLAEPDDG is encoded by the coding sequence ATGCCTGAACAGACGTTGTACGACCGGCTCGGCGGCCACGACGGGATCCGGGCGGTCGTCGACGACTTCTACGACCGGCTCGTCGACGACGAGATGATCGGGCCGTTCTTCGAGGGATCGGACATGGAACTGCTCCGGCGGACGCAGACGGAGTTCCTGTGTGAAGCGGCGGGCGGGCCGGAGACGTACGACGCCGCGCCCGTCCGCGAGGCCCACCTCCACGTCCCCTTTACCCCCGAGCACATCCAGCGGGCGGTCGAACTCTTAGAGGAGAGCCTCGACGCGTTCGACGTGCCCGAGGAGGACGCCGAGACGGTCGTGGAGGCGGTCGCCGCATACGAGGCGGACCTGCTTGCGGAACCGGACGACGGCTGA
- a CDS encoding winged helix-turn-helix domain-containing protein, with amino-acid sequence MSGRERVRHVVELLDEPTPVQEIADRADVSRATADDELQRLQSDDWVTETTVDGTKAYDLNPVRMLFDEVTDLIEAHSRDELESQLTELKEEQEELATEYDVSSLDEFRGELADEEFSAEELRERRNVTATWETINTELGLVKHALQLYDDVIELSSPRTDSPSTLA; translated from the coding sequence ATGAGTGGGCGTGAGCGCGTCCGGCACGTCGTGGAGCTGCTGGACGAGCCAACTCCAGTGCAGGAGATCGCAGACCGGGCAGACGTCTCGCGCGCAACGGCCGACGATGAACTCCAACGACTCCAGAGTGACGACTGGGTCACGGAAACGACTGTCGACGGGACGAAAGCCTACGATCTGAACCCGGTCCGGATGCTCTTCGATGAGGTGACGGACCTGATTGAAGCCCACTCGCGTGACGAACTGGAAAGTCAGCTCACGGAACTGAAGGAGGAACAGGAAGAGCTAGCGACGGAGTACGACGTGAGTTCGCTTGACGAGTTCCGAGGAGAACTTGCTGACGAGGAGTTCTCGGCTGAGGAGCTTCGTGAGCGTCGCAACGTGACCGCCACGTGGGAGACGATCAACACGGAACTCGGGCTCGTAAAGCACGCCCTCCAACTGTATGACGATGTCATCGAACTCTCGTCACCGCGGACTGACTCCCCCTCGACACTCGCCTAA